A segment of the Trifolium pratense cultivar HEN17-A07 linkage group LG7, ARS_RC_1.1, whole genome shotgun sequence genome:
AAATAAACAGGAGTCAAGGCCCAACGGAACAGCTCGCCCTAGTAAGGCGCGGGTCAACTCGCCAGCGAGCAGGCACAGCACCCATGAAGCATACGAATAGGAACACGTGGCGATACCAGGCGGAAAGAAAGGAGTGGGATAAACCCACGACCCCCACGACCCGCCTAGGGAGGAACTGAAGTCATGGGGCCAAAAGAACTTGTATAACCGTTATTAGGGGGCCTATATATAGCCCCCTCTCAAATGTATTATGTACGTTCAAAATTATCatcaataacaaatatattCAGAGGTTGGTCCATTGAAGAATCAACCCTGTTCAATATTTAGCAGGAACAATACCAAAATCATCCTTACttgcaaattttttatttattttcctaacttgctattttttttttcgatactcttttttactattttttttcaagactatttttttttctcttttaagaGTTGTTACGTTGCACTgtgtatgtatttttttttttttcagactTTTtgttttctagtttttttttttattttatttcgtTGTTGCACTTTGTATTTAACGTTATTGCTCTTGCTTTTGAATTACATAATACATACACTTGTCTTCTTCCTTttgcatattattattattttttttttttttgacaaaacatattatgtttattttatatacatatatttatatacttgCACATAGTATTTGTGtagagtttaattttataaattattttataaattatttattaggtTAAATTGATTATCAAGATCAAAATGTTATTATTAATAGATAGATAATAATTTGACTTTGAAGTTTTCGAATCTATTGggtttttatataatttaatcatttataaagtgatttttttaaaaaaattatgagacttataaaattataaggataaaaaggtaatttagttttattatccCTCCCCTCCCTCTCATGAACCAAACATATTTGCAATTAAATTTCTTCCCTCCCCTCgattgaaccaaacatataaataattaaagatttcccctcccctccccttccttCCCCTTCCCTTCATTaaaatccctcccctcccctcccctcaatttgaaccaaacagaccctaagagTAACAGCAATGTTGCTACGTGGTTAGCGAGAGAGAATCGAATGCAACGatctcttctctttctcaatTCTCAACACactctcattttctttcttccaaTTTTCTCCCCTAATTCGTTATGGAAGCTTTGATCGAATTATGCGACCTCATTGCGCTAAATCCATCGCAATTTACCGATAAACTTTCTTGGATATGCGATAAATGTCCACCGCCGGAATATCTCTCTGCCGGATCGCCTAGGGTTTCACGTTCTCAGCTCAATGCTGTTATCGCCGTCGCTCGTTTCTTATCTAAATGCTCCGATTTCACCGATCTACGACCTAAATCAGTCGCAATCGAGTTCCTTCGTTCAGTTCCACATTCCTTCACTCACTCCTTTTGGCCTCAACCTTTCAGCGCCGATTTCGTTGCGTCTTTTTTCAACGATTTTATCGGTTACGTTTCCAAAGCCGCAGAATCGTCGCGGGAATTAGCAGAGGAGGTTTCTGGATTCACCGGTGAAGTTGTGTTATCTGCGTTTTCTGAAAAGAATTCCGTTGTTGCTAGAGCTTTTTTGATCGCTTTGTCGCAGAATTTTCTTCCTATTTCGTCTTCCGATGCTGATAAATTGGTCACTTGTTTGATCGAACAATTTGCCGCACCGATTGTGCTAAATGCTGAAAATTCTTCTTCTCAGAGCAATGGTAGTCCGACTTCGAGTGGCGCGGGTTCTAAGTCTGCTGGGGATGATGCTACTGCCAGCACTGCTTCTTCGAAAGGGTCGGTTGTGACGAACGGAGGCGGCCACCATGTATGGAGGAGTAATGCTGATCAATTGGCGCAAAATTTGGGTTTAAATGATGGTGGTTTTGGTGGAGGCTCTTCTGGACAACAAGTTACTAACTTTGAGGAAGAGTCTGTGGAGTTCTTGGAGAGACAAGAAATAGCTTTTAAGGTGATTGCTCACGTGTTGGATAAGGTTGCCGTTGATCCCGCCCTTTTGGAGCAGGCTAGACTGATTGGGAAGAAACAGATTCAATCTATGTCTGCTTTTCTAAAGGTAGTCATTTTTTCGAACCATGCTTTCAGTTTCagtttgtagttattttatGTGTCTTGGTTTACTCACTGTGAAATGTGGATTGTAGAGTGTAGTTAAAGTTTAGGTTTATGAGTTTATCCGAGTGAGGCATGTTTTAATGTTTGCAAGTTCTTGCAGATAAGGAAGAGGGATTGGCATGAGCAGGGGTCAAGTCTAAAAGCTAGAATTAATACCAAATTGTCAGTTTATAAAGCTGCAGTTTCATTGACAATCAAGAGCCTCTCGGCATTGGATTCCGATTCGAGATCCGTCAAGAGATTGGTTTATGAGGCAGTTGCAATATTGATAGATGCAGCCGAGGCGTGCTTGTTGTCTGGATGGAGGAAGTTGAGAACATGTGAAGACCTCTTTGGTTCCTTGTTACTTGGGGTAGCACAAATTGCTATTGCTCGAGGAGGTCAGGCGTTGCGGATTTTGCTCATTCGCCTAAAACCAATTGTTCTCAACGTTTGTGCTCAGGTGCAGTTTTATTTCTTTTCGATATCATATTTCCATTAACAATATGTTTTCAAACTTGCATTCCAGTTGACATATAATTACATGAAatttgctttgtttgtttttttaaatgttttgaaATGTTACTATAGCAGCCTGAGACATGGAGTAGCAACCAGGGGACCATGTTTGAGAGTGTGACAAAGGCCAGCTGTCAGATTATTGAATCTTGCTGGACTAAGGAGCGAGCCCCTGTAGACACATACATCATGGGGTTAGCTACAAGCATACGCGAACGAAATGATTATGGAGAACAGGTTCGTATAATATTATTACTTTCACATATCCACGAGGCAGAAactgataataaaaaaaagtttatatatttgaatgtGTCAATGCTGTCCtggctttttcttttttgtttttttttacacgtATCTTgctatataaaatatattacgTCTATATGTATTCTCATGCATACATATTAATTTGGTAGTTCATACATTTCCATATATTTTGTGGACTTTATTGCACATGTGCTTTGTGATACTTGAGTTTTTACTCCCCTTAACTTCATCAATTTCACATAATGATATCCATTTATACAATCAGTAGGGTTTTCCTGTTTCTTCAGCATTGTATCTTGTGCCGAAATTGTTGACAGTTAATTTGATTCTAAACATGCTATTTTAATAATATCTGTTCATGTATTAAACTCATTGCTGGCTTACAAAATCTCGTTGCCATCAGGACAACCAAGAGAAACCCGCAGTTCCTTTTGTACAGCTAAACGTTATACGCCTGTTTGCTGAACTAAGTGTTGCGGTCAACAAGTCTGAGCTGGTTGATGTGATATTACCTCTTTTCATAGAAAGCTTAGAAGAAGGCGATGCTTCAACTCCTAGTTTACTGAGACTTCGAGTATGGAATTCTATTCAATATATTCTGAAATTGATGTGAAATTCTGTAAACTTATTCTGTGATTCTCTGTTTTGATAAATTCTGTAAACTTATGCGAGAATAGCTCTGTCTATCAACCCTTTGGCTGCTGTATATGAATCTTATGTGTTTTTGTTGCAACCCATACAGCTTCTAGATGCCGTGTCTCGAATGGCCAGTTTAGGCTTTGAGAAATCTTACCGCGAGACAGTGGTTTTGATGACCCGAAGTTACTTGAATAAACTCTCTAGTGTGGGATCAGCTGAAAGCAAAACAGAAGAAACTGAAGCCACAACTGAGAGAGTTGAAGTATGTAGTATCTCAGAATGTCAAGAATGCATGTTAAATTTGATTAGTTTGGTGTAATACTATATCAAATGGATTCTCACTAGTTCAATTAAATTCTAGACTCTACCTGCAGGGTTTCTTCTTATTGCCACTGGTCTTACTACTGATAGACTGCGTTCAGATTTTCGCCATCGATTACTCTCCCTGTGCTCAGATGTTGGTTTAGCTGCTGAGTCTAAAAGCGGAAGGTATACCTATTTTTTATGCTGAGTCCATGACATGAGATGTATATTGTAATATGTGAAGTTTTGTTGCGAATTTTAGTAGGCCTTTATTCAACTCCATTTTCTTAATGAGTTGTGTTTTCTGAAGATTTCACATCTGATGCTTACTCACTACAGGAGTGGAGCAGATTTCCTGGGTCCTTTGCTCCCTGCAGTTGCTGCAGTTTGTTCTGATTTTGATCCTACTGCAAATGTGGAGCCATCAGTTTTAAAACTGTTTCGAAACCTTTGGTTCTATGTTGCTCTTTTTGGCCTAGCCCCTCCTATACAGAAGACTCAGGCAACTACAAAGTCAGTTTCCACTACATTGAACAGTAACGGAAGCACGGGTGCAATTGCCCTTCAAGCTGTAAATGGACCATATATGTGGAATACGGAGTGGTCTTCTGCTGTTAATCGGATTGCACAAGGGACTCCTCCACTAGTAAGTAGATCCCAAAATATACTAGTTTTTGGGCCAACAATTCTATTGGTGTTTATTTGCAATATGTTTGTTGTTTATTAGAATATATTAGTACATTTGTTGCTTTGAATTTGGcttgttttgtaatttttaattaggttcatgaactaatttttttaatcaggtttgtaaatttttaaataatttgtaaTTATGCCATTTAATTTAGAAACCCAATTACAAATTGTTTAAAAGTTCAGGAatctgattattttttttttttaatttctgaGATCTAAGTGCAAATCATtgacaaatatataatttttttagtttagggACATTTAAAAAtctctatataatttttttagtttagggACATTTAAAAATCTCAATTGAGAGACCTCTAGAGTAAttaaacttctaaaaaaaaatttagacatTAGCAAAAAAGATGATATTGCTTGTCAAATTTGGCCCCAGATAGGATATGTGACATGAGTGGCCAATGATAAAATCAAAGATCAGTTCAATCCTCAAGTTGCCGCTGAATACCATGTCTGCTTCTGTCACTGCTGGGACCCTGATGCTTTTAAAATCCTGGGAAGAtgttaaaatatgattttgcTAGTATCAACTTTATATCAACTGTAGGAACCCTCCCTTTTAATTATGAGTGACATTGTTTTCAGcctttgatattatttttaacaagtTATAGTTGTGTTGCATTCTATTTTGCACAAGTCTCTTTATCCTGAAGAAAAGTTGCCTTCTGATGATAAAGTAAACAAACTTTATTGCTACGAATTTAGTAACTCCTTTTCACCTACCTTAATTTGTCTGTTTACTAGGTACCTGTCTGAACCGAACTTTACATGTGTCTCTCTGTTTCTGTCCAGGTTGTTAGCTCAGTGAAATGGCTTGAGGATGAGTTAGAACTAAATGCTCTGCACAACCCAGGAAGTCGCCAAGGCAGTGGCAATGAGAAGGCTGCTCTTGCACAGAGAACTGCTCTTTCGGCAGCTTTAGGAGGGAGAGTTGATGTGACAGCAATGACCACAATCTCAGGTGGATTgcattttccatttttcttatttttctataaactGTCAATACCTTAAGTTTGCTAGAGAGGTGCGTCCTATTCTGTTGGGAACATATCAATTTCATAACTTGTTTAACACTCCTCTCAGATGCATTGCTGACTGGAAACCATTCAATGTGAAGTCAAGATATATTTTGAATGCATTGTTATCTTTTAATTTGAACGTGTGGTGGAATGACTTAGACCGACGTTTCCTAATTCAACTTGTTCATAGTTTTGTTCCAATAACAAGCATCAAGGCAAATGATTATTTCTTAGGTGACATGATGACATGTGTTTTGTGATTAATGTCATATTTTATGGAAGTGTGTGAACTTGGATATTTTTGGTTTGTGTATGCAAATATAACCTTTCGTGGTTGATAtgattgtttttattatttaattagtaGAACATTGGTTACACAACAGCTTGTTCATAGTCTTATGCTGCTGACAAGCAACTAAAATTTCACTTGCCCCTTGTTTTCTACATTAAGTTCTCATGTCTCTCTTGCGTTGGAATTCCCTCCCTTGCTCCTTGTTAACTCggtttcatttttttatgcCCCCATTATCATGACTGGCATGGTGATTGTCTTTCTCATTATTTGTGTATAGGGGTGAAAGCTACTTATCTTCTTGCTGTAGCTTTTCTTGAGATCATCCGCTTTAGCAGCAACGGCGGAAACCTAAATGGTGGCACCAGTATGGATGCTGCTAGAAGTGCTTTTACTTGTGTCTTTGAATATCTTAAGACTCCAAATCTAATGCCAGCTGTCTTCCAGTGCCTAACAGCGATTGTCCACAGAGCTTTTGAAACAGCTGTGTCATGGATGGTACGTTTTAGTTtcacaaagttttttttttcttttcataaatgCATTGTTGCAAAATTTTTAGCTAATTTGGAACAGGTTCAATTACCTTATCTGCGTTTAACTTGCCAATACTTCCTTTATGTATAATCACGGGGGCCGTAGGTTTCAAAGCAAGGAAcaaaacaaagttttttttttacggtaccATGTTTTCTTAGTagcatttttaaataaatttgaggCATCAACTTGATACTTAAGAATCATGTTTTAACCGGACATTATTTACTATTCATCTGAAAGGCTGCATGCAGTAGCAAAAAATAGCTATGTATATACAAAACAATTTTATGTTCTGGTTTTCTCATATGGAGAATATTGCTTTGTTTTATTCACAATTGATGGTTTATTATGAATAAAAGCAAGTTGGCTGAACCTTGGCTTTTATTTATCTATCAAGTACTACAACTTTTTGATTGTTTACTAAGCGTTCAATATTTGTACTTGTGTTGCTATGCTATTACAGGTGCGcttgttttgtatttttatgaaaaattcttttttttcttaaaagaatTACTTTTATCATTTTAGTAGTGTTTGCTAtagattttttagaaaatcattttattaaaaaatcttttttaacCTTAAAATGAAAAGCTGATCCTAATATCTTTtctaaaatctattttttttaagaacaaGGAACTTAAGTGTAGGAgcttcaaattttaaaaaatgaacgGAAAGTAGcttcagttttttttaaaaatctctaTACTAAGatctctaatttttttacaacgaaatcattttttcaaaggttaaacaaacacaccctacaTTTGCAGttttactttatatttttcttcaaagtGAGTCTCCCTCTTCACTGTAATTCAAGtcttatatattttctttatgttttcttttcttttttatgtgtttttgtttatataattcATTGTATGATGGCATCCACTTATCTTTCCGGCCAAAAGTGGAATCCCCTTCcccataaataaaataaaattgaaggtTGTTTTCTGTATATGTACATCGACAAATGGGGTAGGTTCACACCCTTTCAAGTTCTGATATGGGTTTTAGTTAGCTGACTTACTAGTGCTCTGATTTATATGCCTGGCTGAGTCTGTGCTGTTCACTTTGTTAAAGGCTGATTCCTATGTTGTTATTTGTGTCTCTATATGTGCACAATTGATTGGTCTGCTTGCAGGAAGATCGAGTATCTGAGATAGGCCATGAAGCTGAGGGCCGAGACTCAATACTTACAATGCATACCTGTTTCCTAATCAAAAGTCTTTCCCAAAGGGAGGATCATATACGAGATATTGCAGAGAACTTGTTAACTCAGCTTCGAGATAGATTTCCACAGGTAATTTTCAACGTGTATGCATGAATGTAGTTTTCGCAGTGTGTCCTCTTCCTGATTTTCTGGAATCCTCTATATATTAAGATTAAAACTATATCTTTGCAGGTTTTATGGGATTCGTCCTGTTTAGACTCGTTGCTATTTTCATTTCATGACGACCCTTCTTCCACCGTCATCAATGATCCTGCTTGGACATCAACAGTCCGTTCCTTGTATCAGAGAATTGTTCGAGAATGGATAATTAAATCTCTTTCAAATGCTCCATGCACAAGCCAGGGCCTTCTTCAGGTTTAactgatttatttaatttataaaaaaagaatatttccTTGCTATCTCGGTCTCAATAAGCGCTTTGGAGGGGCTGAAATGTGCTGTTTCCTATATTTAACtaagaattataatttttacttgAAGATTAAAACACAAATTCCTATTCTTAAGCAAATGTCAAGTGctggatgatttttttttcctttgggGGTGAGCATCATTGtttacacacacaaaaaaatcatatattatttGAGCCATAATTTTCTATGTTTCTACTGCAGTTGATTCTCCTCGCTTTCCATCCATCTCCTTGTTTTTGTACCACAAGCACTGGTCTATATATAACTGAACCATGGTAGTTAAACGGAGATTTGATTGGGGGTCGTTAGACCTACTTTCTGAATCTTATTATGAATTCTAAGATAcacgataaaaaaaatatattactttGAAAACCAGTAACAAGCAAAAACATGAGCTAACATATCGTATatgaacttaaaaaaacaactttaagTATTGAGAAGTGGGGAATCCGAGGTTCGAACCTCGGCCCCTCCAATAATGTCATTGGTACCAACTGAGCTACACTTACGGGACCAAATCTAAGATActctaatataatataaatgtcaTTGGTAGCTACCCCTCCATTTCACTTTTCTGTAATTCTTATtgtcaaatatatttatttatttgtttaatttgaaGTCCTCACAGTTCTTTTGGCACATCTGGATCTTTGTATTACACATCAGGATAAACTTTGTAAAGCAAATAATTGGCAAAGAGCACAGCCCACAATCGATGTTGTTTTACTTTTATCTGAGATAAGAATTGGCACTGGGAAAAGTGACAACTGGTCAACACAAACAGGAAATATTCCTGCAGTCTTGGCTGCTGCAGCTGCTGCTTCAGGAGCAAACTTAAAAGTGTCAGAATCTTTTAATTTAGAGGTTATCAGTTCCGGTAAGTGCAACCAAGCTGCAGCCACAGTTAAGTGCAACCACGCTGGAGAAATTGCCGGCATGAGGAGATTATACAACAGCATTGGTGGCTTTCAATCCAGTACAACACCTACTCAAGGTTTCGGGCTTGGAGCTGGGCTTCAAAGAATTATATCTGGAGCTTTTCCTCAACAGCCACAAGCTGAGGATGATTCATTTAATGGAATGTTGCTTAATAAGTTTGTGCGTTTACTTCAACAGTTTGTCAACATAGCAGAGAAAGGCGGGGAGGTGGTCAGGTCTGAATTTCGTGAAACTTGTTCTCAGGCTACTGTGCTGCTTTTGTCGAATTTGGTAAACATATTTCTCCCTTCTTTCTAGATGGTagtagttataacttataactcTCAGAATCCATATTTGTACCTTTATCTGAGTTATGCTTTTTTTATGGACAAGAGTTCTGGATCTAAATCGAATGTGGAGGGCTTCTCACAACTTCTCCGTCTTCTTTGCTGGTGTCCTGCATATATTTCCACACATGATGCAATGGAAACCGGTGTTTTCATATGGACATGGTTGGTTTCTGCTGCACCTCAGCTTGGAGCTCTTGTCCTTGCTGAACTTGTTGATGCATGGTTATGGACAATCGATACTAAGCGGGGTCTTTTTGCATCTGAAGCAAGGTATTGCGGGCCTGCTGCAAAACTAAGACCTCACCTGTCACCTGGGGAGCCTGAACCACAGCCTGCGATTGATCTCGTTGAACAGATAATTGCTCATCGGCTATGGCTTGGATTTCTCATCGACCGTTTTGAGGTTAGAAGTTGCTCACTGCATTGGTTAACTGGCATTTTCTTTTCTTGAACCTGCGtttcaaaattgtaaaaatttctgtttattttatgttggtTGTGATCTTAAGTGGCCATATTTTATTCCTAGGTTTAACTTGATGGGCAAATTGTTTAGTTGGTAGCCTAAATTTTACCTAGAGTAACCACCAAATGATAGTATCTGGTGTTCTGGATGAATGGTTGATCGTTGCTGATGCATGTTTTGATGGGTTTTTTAACATTCAATATCTTGATACTCATCACAGTTAACCTAACGAACAAAGATTGAAATATTCGAAGAGAGCATTTCGTGGTTCATTACTTCCTCTATTGTGTTAAACATTGTATCTAGTTTCAACTACAAATTGCATCTTTTTATTCCCTGGATTACTACTTATCTTGTCTCCTGTAGGCGGTTCGACACCAAAGTGTGGAGCAACTCTTGCTTCTTGCTAGGATGTTGCAGGGGACAACAAAGCTTCCCTGGAACTTTTCACATCATCCTGCAGCCACTGGCACTTTTTTCACTCTCATGCTTCTAGGACTCAAGTACTGCTCCTGCCAGTCTCAGGGAAATctacaaaaatttcaaatagggcttcaacttctggaagaTCGGATTTATCGGTGAACACAAGTCTCTCTTTATAGTTTTTCTGTGGCATTCTCTTagcatttttcatatttatttttttactcatctAAAAGTAGTGTTGGGCTGTTGGCAATCTCTTTGTTAAATATTGTTCATTGAGCATTTTGTTCTTCTCTtctgtatgaagcatgtgttttGCAAGCCTGTTCTGCATTCGCAAAAGATTATAGTCTGTATTCCTTGTTCAGTGTCTCTTCTTGCATGGTTTCAATTCCCTTACCACAGTAATGTGAAAGGTTGTTCTGGAAACAGTGCAACTTTGGCCTGCTTCATATTTAGATGGTGAATTTTTGTCTGTATGCCAATATGCTTTTGAGGATTTGGGTGGGATAAGTTGTAACTGGTGAAATCATGTAGACTAACTCAGCCTCTGAACCTGCCACATGAATCTTTTGTGCCAAATATTTTCATCTTCTCATTATGTTCACCATGACATAACaccatcaaaattattttatctttaaaatctGACCAATAGATAATGTTAGAAATgtgtgccttttttttttttaattgccaaTTCAAGCTGAATTCTTTGCCACTGTATAAAAGATATTTCAGGAAATGACTGAGGTGATCAAAGTAAGTCCGAACTAATTGAATCCCTGTGTCGGAAATTCGCTGAATGGATTTTCCATTTCCATAAAGAATATAATTGACAACTTTTACTTCCAGATTATCCCTTTCCTGAAATAGATCTTGGggaataagttttacaaaatgGATACTGTCCGgtatttcatataaaattacAGGTCGAACCAAAACAAAATACTTTTTCTTGGTAGTTGTGATCCATTGGACATAGATCcgattgttaattttttttttactccttccattttttttttttaccgttcCAGGTGGTATCAAGATGGCACTGTCTCGGGATATCTTATCCCCTTTTCCGGGAAAATGGATATttctagaaaatatttttaattctattttttttttcttttttaatcggAGCAATCCGcctagtttttcttttgtattaATCCTTATTTCTCCAACAATGAACTGTACGTCTTCCAATTTAATCAAGTGTTAATTTCAATTGCAACTTGTGGATGTTTGGTTAATttgctggattttttttttggggggggggggggggggtgggggTGTGGTCTGCTATAACTCCAAAAGACTTGTCTGGTATGTCATGTTAGCGCTTCGCTGAACTAGATTTCTTGgtcatttaaaaataatcacACCATGTATCTTTAGTTTTGCATTGGCAGGTCTGCTTGAGCAATTAGTTTCTTGCAAAGATAACTAATTGAGCTAGATTTATCATGCAGCTTTCTTTGGACTAATTGGAATTGTTTGGTGCATTTGCAGGGCTGCATTGGGTTGGTTTGCTTATGAGCCTGAATGGTATGACACAAACTATACGAATTTTACTCAATGTGAGGCGCAGTCTGTTTCTCTATTTGTTCACTACCTTTCAAATGTGAAAGTGGATGCTGTTCAAGTTGGTTCAAAAGGAAGTGGACAAGAAAATGGGAACCCTTTAGCTGATGTGGTAATATTTCTATGTCTACCATTGACAAATGCTTACACTGGGCATTGTAACATCAAATGTttagtttgaattttaaaatcacACCTTTTTGTTTTAACATttggttttcatttttcaagAAACTTGCAATTAGTTTGTGCAAATATCCTAATATCTACATATATGTATAGAATGATCTCTATCATCCTGTTTGGGGTCAAATGGAGAACTATGCTGTTGGCAGAGAAAAACGGAGGCAGCTACTTTTAATGCTATGCCAACACGAGGCTGATAGGCTTGAGGTCTGGGCACAGCCCACTAACACAAAgtatatatctttttttaccactggaattttattatatattttctcttCTTCCTGTCATGATCTTTCAAATACCTGGTATGTATTTTCAGGGAAAATATTTCTAGACCCAAGATTAGCTCAGACAAATGGATAGAACATACTAGGACTGCCTTTGCGGTAGATCCAAGGATTGCTTTATCGGTGGCCTCTAGGTTCCCAACGAATACATTTGTGAAGACTGAAGTAACTCAGCTTGTTCAGGTATTTTTTCTATAAGATTGCGAACTGGCCTAGTCAAATGAGTATCTGGAATGGATTATGGAAATTGATTTACCATTTATGAAGTCAAAGTTTAAATGTTTTGAGCAACAACTACTCTCTATGTTCATTTGATGCTGAAGGAGTCTTTAAGCAATATAATGTGGTTTGAGGGTTTAATTGGTTTTGTCCCTGGATGCTGTGCAGTGTAAACAGTACCTGGTGACACAGGTTTTTGGTTTTTATACAGAAAATTAAAGTGTGTGGCGATAAATTTGAAAGAATAAATGTTTTATTCCGTCTTGTGCCTACCAAAGAAATCAGGTCTGGCTGGTGAGAAAAAGAAATCCTATTGTGGACTGGAGAGTCGTAGTCTGATTGCATCACTCAACTGCAAATAAAGC
Coding sequences within it:
- the LOC123899242 gene encoding phosphatidylinositol 4-kinase alpha 1 isoform X2; this translates as MEALIELCDLIALNPSQFTDKLSWICDKCPPPEYLSAGSPRVSRSQLNAVIAVARFLSKCSDFTDLRPKSVAIEFLRSVPHSFTHSFWPQPFSADFVASFFNDFIGYVSKAAESSRELAEEVSGFTGEVVLSAFSEKNSVVARAFLIALSQNFLPISSSDADKLVTCLIEQFAAPIVLNAENSSSQSNGSPTSSGAGSKSAGDDATASTASSKGSVVTNGGGHHVWRSNADQLAQNLGLNDGGFGGGSSGQQVTNFEEESVEFLERQEIAFKVIAHVLDKVAVDPALLEQARLIGKKQIQSMSAFLKIRKRDWHEQGSSLKARINTKLSVYKAAVSLTIKSLSALDSDSRSVKRLVYEAVAILIDAAEACLLSGWRKLRTCEDLFGSLLLGVAQIAIARGGQALRILLIRLKPIVLNVCAQPETWSSNQGTMFESVTKASCQIIESCWTKERAPVDTYIMGLATSIRERNDYGEQDNQEKPAVPFVQLNVIRLFAELSVAVNKSELVDVILPLFIESLEEGDASTPSLLRLRLLDAVSRMASLGFEKSYRETVVLMTRSYLNKLSSVGSAESKTEETEATTERVETLPAGFLLIATGLTTDRLRSDFRHRLLSLCSDVGLAAESKSGRSGADFLGPLLPAVAAVCSDFDPTANVEPSVLKLFRNLWFYVALFGLAPPIQKTQATTKSVSTTLNSNGSTGAIALQAVNGPYMWNTEWSSAVNRIAQGTPPLVVSSVKWLEDELELNALHNPGSRQGSGNEKAALAQRTALSAALGGRVDVTAMTTISGVKATYLLAVAFLEIIRFSSNGGNLNGGTSMDAARSAFTCVFEYLKTPNLMPAVFQCLTAIVHRAFETAVSWMEDRVSEIGHEAEGRDSILTMHTCFLIKSLSQREDHIRDIAENLLTQLRDRFPQVLWDSSCLDSLLFSFHDDPSSTVINDPAWTSTVRSLYQRIVREWIIKSLSNAPCTSQGLLQDKLCKANNWQRAQPTIDVVLLLSEIRIGTGKSDNWSTQTGNIPAVLAAAAAASGANLKVSESFNLEVISSGKCNQAAATVKCNHAGEIAGMRRLYNSIGGFQSSTTPTQGFGLGAGLQRIISGAFPQQPQAEDDSFNGMLLNKFVRLLQQFVNIAEKGGEVVRSEFRETCSQATVLLLSNLSSGSKSNVEGFSQLLRLLCWCPAYISTHDAMETGVFIWTWLVSAAPQLGALVLAELVDAWLWTIDTKRGLFASEARYCGPAAKLRPHLSPGEPEPQPAIDLVEQIIAHRLWLGFLIDRFEAVRHQSVEQLLLLARMLQGTTKLPWNFSHHPAATGTFFTLMLLGLKYCSCQSQGNLQKFQIGLQLLEDRIYRAALGWFAYEPEWYDTNYTNFTQCEAQSVSLFVHYLSNVKVDAVQVGSKGSGQENGNPLADVNDLYHPVWGQMENYAVGREKRRQLLLMLCQHEADRLEVWAQPTNTKENISRPKISSDKWIEHTRTAFAVDPRIALSVASRFPTNTFVKTEVTQLVQAHIVDVRNIPEALPYFITPKAVDDNSVLLQQLPHWAPCSISQALEFLTPAYKGHPRVMAYVLRVLESYPPERVTFFMPQLVQTLRHDDGKLVEGYLLRATQRSDIFAHILIWHLQGETVPEAGKDPNSVKNAAFLELLPAVRKRIIDGFNAKALDIFNREFDFFDKVTSISGVLYPLPKEERRAGIKRELVKIELQGEDCYLPTAPNKLVTGIQVDSGIPLQSAAKVPIMITFNVVDRDGDRNDVKPQACIFKVGDDCRQDVLALQVIALLSDIFEAVGINLYLYPYGVLPTGPERGIIEVVPNTRSRSQMGETTDGGLLEIFQQDYGPVGSSSFETARQNFIVSSAGYAVASLLLQPKDRHNGNLLFDNVGRLVHIDFGFILETSPGGNMRFESAHFKLSHEMTQLLDPSGVMKSDTWIQFLRLCVKGYLAARRHMEGIITTVALMLDSGLPCFSRGDPIGNLRKRFHPEMSEREAANFMIHVCKDAYNKWTTAGYDLIQYVQQGIEK